The following are from one region of the Rosistilla carotiformis genome:
- the ndk gene encoding nucleoside-diphosphate kinase, which yields MERTLVLLKPDCVQRRLMGEIISRFEAKGLNIVGMKMMHVTPDLAKQHYAEHVEKPFYPSLESFITSAPIVALAIDGIEVIRVMRELLGATNGCNAAPGTIRGDFSNSRQMNLVHASDGPEAAVRELKLYFGNGDLCDYDHVAEAFMRAADE from the coding sequence ATGGAGCGTACGCTTGTACTGCTGAAACCCGATTGCGTTCAACGCCGTTTGATGGGCGAGATCATCAGCCGATTCGAGGCCAAGGGGCTGAACATCGTCGGCATGAAGATGATGCATGTGACGCCCGATTTGGCGAAACAGCATTATGCAGAGCATGTTGAAAAGCCATTTTACCCAAGCTTGGAGTCGTTCATCACCAGCGCGCCGATCGTGGCCTTGGCGATCGACGGGATCGAAGTCATCCGCGTGATGCGTGAACTGTTGGGTGCAACCAACGGATGTAACGCAGCACCAGGAACGATCCGTGGCGATTTCAGCAACAGCCGCCAGATGAACCTGGTTCACGCCTCGGACGGTCCCGAAGCGGCTGTCCGCGAATTGAAACTGTACTTTGGCAATGGCGATCTGTGCGATTACGACCATGTTGCCGAAGCGTTCATGCGCGCTGCCGACGAATAA